A stretch of the Sphingobacterium thalpophilum genome encodes the following:
- a CDS encoding GH92 family glycosyl hydrolase → MIKFFRYILLGLFIWDNVSAQKLPTDYVNPFIGTTNYGTTNPGAQVPHGLMNVSPFNVMGSSINAIDKDARWWSTPYEHSNSYFTGFSHVNLSGVGCPDMGSLLLMPTSGRLEVDYREYGSTYAQEVAHPGYYSNVLKKYGIKTEVTSTTRVGVSKFTFPKGQANILLNLGEGLTNETGASVRYVSDTELEGSKLLGSFCYTNNQAVYPIFFVMRVNKKPSRKGYWKYQRAGQKWENDWNKDAGKYKIFTEYSDQLSGDDLGAFLSFDLQENETVEVQLAVSFVSVENARKNLEAEQAVFDFEKTRYRASSLWDEQLSRILVEGGTDDQKTVFYTALYHAMIHPNILQDVNGEYPAMESRKTLVTGRNRYTVFSLWDTYRNVQPLMSLVYPEKQTGMIRSMIDIYKENGWMPKWELYSRESYTMDGDPAVPVIVDAWMKGIRDFDIHTAYEAFLKSATTTDSSNRIRPDNADYVKYGYVPLRDSFDNSVSHAIEYYVADWNLAQLAKSLGKNKDAQLFGKRAQGYRHYYSAEYGTFRPIVANGSFLFPFDPLMGANFEPNHGFHEGNAWNYSFAIPFDILGLVKLMGGKKKFVDKLQATFDKGFFDVTNEPDMLYPHVFSEIKGEEWRTQKLVKQILDQHFTNSPGGIPGNDDTGTMSTWALMNMMGIYPFCPGRPDYTVVTPVFDKVTIQLDKQFYPNGDKVVIRRKKEDTGDYIKRILVDGKSLNGVKISHDVLVNSKEITIVTGERNVH, encoded by the coding sequence ATGATTAAGTTTTTTCGCTATATCCTTCTGGGATTATTTATTTGGGATAATGTATCTGCCCAAAAACTTCCGACAGATTATGTCAATCCTTTTATTGGAACAACCAATTATGGCACGACGAATCCGGGAGCTCAAGTGCCTCATGGACTGATGAACGTATCGCCTTTTAATGTCATGGGGTCATCAATCAATGCTATTGACAAAGATGCACGATGGTGGTCCACACCATATGAGCATAGTAATAGCTATTTTACCGGCTTTTCCCATGTAAATCTGAGTGGCGTAGGCTGTCCGGATATGGGAAGCTTGCTGTTGATGCCGACATCCGGAAGATTGGAAGTTGATTATCGCGAATATGGAAGTACATACGCTCAAGAAGTAGCTCATCCGGGCTATTATAGTAATGTATTAAAAAAATATGGTATCAAAACAGAAGTGACTTCGACAACTCGGGTGGGGGTGTCAAAATTCACATTTCCGAAAGGACAGGCCAATATTCTACTCAATCTAGGGGAAGGACTTACAAATGAGACAGGTGCTTCAGTCCGGTATGTCAGCGATACCGAGCTTGAAGGGTCCAAGCTGCTAGGTTCGTTCTGTTATACCAACAATCAAGCGGTCTATCCGATCTTTTTTGTGATGCGTGTCAACAAGAAACCTTCAAGGAAAGGTTACTGGAAGTATCAGCGCGCGGGGCAGAAATGGGAGAATGACTGGAACAAAGATGCGGGCAAATACAAAATCTTTACGGAGTATTCAGACCAATTATCGGGCGATGACCTGGGCGCTTTTTTGAGCTTTGATCTTCAGGAAAACGAAACTGTGGAAGTGCAGCTTGCAGTTTCTTTTGTAAGTGTTGAAAATGCGCGCAAAAATCTAGAAGCGGAGCAAGCGGTGTTTGACTTTGAAAAAACGAGGTACCGGGCATCATCCTTATGGGATGAACAGCTTTCGAGAATTTTAGTAGAAGGAGGTACCGACGATCAGAAAACTGTCTTTTACACTGCTCTTTATCACGCGATGATCCATCCGAACATATTACAGGATGTCAATGGCGAATATCCTGCCATGGAGAGTAGAAAGACACTCGTCACTGGGCGCAATCGATATACAGTATTCTCATTATGGGATACGTATAGAAATGTACAGCCACTCATGTCGCTCGTGTATCCGGAGAAGCAAACGGGCATGATACGTTCCATGATTGATATTTATAAGGAAAATGGCTGGATGCCGAAATGGGAGCTGTACAGCCGGGAAAGCTATACGATGGACGGAGATCCCGCGGTTCCGGTGATCGTGGATGCCTGGATGAAAGGTATTCGGGATTTTGATATCCACACAGCTTATGAAGCGTTTTTGAAGTCAGCTACGACTACGGATTCGAGCAACAGAATTCGTCCGGACAACGCTGATTATGTAAAGTACGGTTATGTGCCACTACGTGATTCGTTTGACAATTCCGTATCTCATGCTATTGAATACTATGTTGCGGATTGGAATCTGGCGCAGCTGGCTAAATCATTGGGGAAAAATAAAGATGCTCAGCTCTTTGGTAAGCGGGCACAGGGATACAGGCATTATTATTCTGCAGAATATGGTACATTCCGTCCTATCGTTGCAAATGGATCGTTTTTATTTCCCTTTGACCCACTGATGGGAGCTAATTTCGAACCCAATCACGGTTTTCACGAAGGCAACGCATGGAATTATAGTTTTGCGATTCCTTTTGATATCCTGGGGCTTGTCAAATTAATGGGCGGAAAGAAAAAATTTGTTGATAAACTGCAGGCTACCTTCGATAAAGGCTTCTTTGACGTAACAAACGAGCCGGATATGCTCTATCCACACGTATTTTCGGAAATAAAAGGGGAAGAGTGGCGCACACAGAAGTTGGTGAAACAGATACTTGACCAGCACTTCACGAATAGCCCAGGTGGTATTCCGGGGAATGATGACACAGGAACGATGTCGACTTGGGCATTAATGAATATGATGGGAATTTATCCTTTCTGTCCCGGTAGACCCGACTATACTGTGGTTACACCTGTATTTGATAAGGTTACCATACAGCTGGATAAACAGTTCTATCCTAATGGGGATA